The sequence CCGGCGGCGGAGCGTCCGGCGGGGGCACGTCCTGGCCCGGCGGCGGCATGTCCGGCGACGGCTCAGTAAGCATGAACGGCACCGTCGCGGATCGCAGATTGCCGAGTTGGACGACGAGGTTGTAGGTGCCGGGTCCGATCGGCTGCCGCGGCAGTGGGCACTGCGGCGCCGAACCCATTCCGGTCCAGGTCACCGTGGTGGTCACCTGCTCGCCGGGGTCGAAGGTCTTCACCAGGGTCTCGTTGGACGGCGCGCAGTCCAGGTTCGACCACAACCGCTGGTTGTCCAGCGAGTAGACGTAGGCGGCCAGCACCGCGGCACCCACGTCCCGCTTGCAGGCGACCAGCCCGATGTTGGTGACAACCATGGTGAATTGGGGCTGTTCACCCACCGTGTACTGCGGGCCGGTCAATCCCTTGACCGCCAGCGTCGAGTCGGGGCAGTCGTCGCCCTCCTTGAGCACCGGGGGCGGGGTCACCGCGGCGGTCGGGGTCGGTGCTTGCGGTGGGGCCTGCTCGGCGGGAGCCACCACGGGGGTCTTGACCTCTTCGGGCGAGGAGTTCTGCGGCTTGGCGTGCTGCGCGGCGGCGGCCTTCTTCCCGTCGGCATTGTCGGCACCGGCGCTGCCATGGACGATGCCGAAGATGATGGCCGACACGACTGCAATCACGATGAGCACAATGCCCAGCGCGAGGCCACGTCGTCGCCAATAGATCTGCGAAGGCAGCGGACCCTGCGGTTCCAAATCGAGCACGTTCTCACGGTAGGACGACCTCACCGCGAGTTGTCCGACCCTTCGCGGCGTGTCGTAGCCGCGTTGTGACCTTCGACGACTATTCGACGCCGTAATCTCCGATGTCGCCCAAGTGGTTGCGCGCCGATACCCGGCCGTCGGCCAGGTGGTACGTGGCGCCGACAACCGCCAGCGAACCGGCCTCGATACGATCTGCGATCGCTTTGGAGCGGCTCGCCAGCTGCGCCACCGTCTCGGTGACGTGCCGGGCCTCGAACTCGTCGACGGCACTGAGCCCGTCGCGACGGCCGAGCAGAATCGACGGCGTCACCCGTTCGACGATGTCCCGCAGATAACCGCCGGGCACCGCCCCGCCGTCCAACGCAGCCAGAGTCGCCGCGATCGCCCCGCAGCTGTCGTGGCCGAGCACCACGATCAACGGAACGTTGAGCACCTCCACCGCGAACTCGATCGAGCCCAGCACCGCCGAGTCGATGACGTGACCGGCGGTGCGGACCACGAACATGTCGCCCAGACCCTGGTCGAAGATCAGCTCGGCGGCCACCCGACTGTCCCCGCAGCCGAACACCACCGCGGTCGGCTTCTGACCGGCGGCCAGCGCGGCGCGGCGCGCGACATCCTGGCTGGGATGGCTGGGCTCGCCGGCGACGAAGCGCTCGTTACCCTCCTTGAGTGCTTTCCACGCTGATATCGGGTTTGAATTGGGCATGCCCGACATTGTGCACGGGATCAGGTCCGGGCGCTCGGTGAGCGTCGAAGCCGACGATCTGCTCAGCTGGTTCGCCGTGGCCGAGCGCGATCTGCCCTGGCGGGCGGGCGATGTCACGCCGTGGCAGATCCTGGTGAGCGAGTTCATGCTGCAGCAGACTCCGGTCGCCCGGGTGCTGCCGATCTGGCCGGATTGGGTGGCGCGCTGGCCGACGCCGTCGGCGACGGCGGCCGCAAGCCAGGCCGACGTACTGCGGGCATGGGGGAAGCTCGGCTATCCCCGCCGCGCCAAACGGCTCCACGAATGCGCGACTGTGATCGCCCAGGACTTCGGCGACGTGGTGCCCGACGACGTCGATGTCCTGCAGCAGCTGCCCGGGATCGGCAGCTACACCGCCAGAGCGGTGGCCAGCTTCGCCTACCGCCGACCGGTTCCGGTGGTGGACACCAACGTGCGCCGGGTGGTGGCCCGGGCGGTGCACGGACAGGCCGACGCCGGTGCCCCGTCGGCCAAGCGCGACCACGCCGACGTCGAGTCCCTCCTGCCCGAGGCCGACCGGGCCGCCCGGTTCTCCGCGGCGCTGATGGAGCTGGGCGCGATCGTGTGCACCGCGCGGTCGCCGCGCTGCGACGGCTGCCCGCTGCGCCACAGCTGCAGCTGGCGGCTTGCCGGTTCGCCGCCGGGCACCGGGCCCAAGCGTCCCGTCCAACGCTATGCCGGCACCGACCGTCAGGTCCGCGGACGACTACTGGATGTGTTGCGGGACAACGCCGTTGCGGTGACACGTGCCGACCTTGACCTGGCCTGGCCGGTGGACGCGGTGCAACGCGAACGCGCCCTGACCTCGCTGCTGGGTGACGGCTTGGTGGAACAGCTCGCCGACGGCCGCTTCGCGCTGCCCGGTCAGGACAGGAACGACTCGACAGCCTCGCGGTAGATCTGCGGCGCCTCGTCGTGCACCAGGTGCCCCGCATCGGGGACGTGCAGATAGCT is a genomic window of Mycolicibacter heraklionensis containing:
- a CDS encoding carbonic anhydrase; translated protein: MPNSNPISAWKALKEGNERFVAGEPSHPSQDVARRAALAAGQKPTAVVFGCGDSRVAAELIFDQGLGDMFVVRTAGHVIDSAVLGSIEFAVEVLNVPLIVVLGHDSCGAIAATLAALDGGAVPGGYLRDIVERVTPSILLGRRDGLSAVDEFEARHVTETVAQLASRSKAIADRIEAGSLAVVGATYHLADGRVSARNHLGDIGDYGVE
- a CDS encoding A/G-specific adenine glycosylase, which encodes MPDIVHGIRSGRSVSVEADDLLSWFAVAERDLPWRAGDVTPWQILVSEFMLQQTPVARVLPIWPDWVARWPTPSATAAASQADVLRAWGKLGYPRRAKRLHECATVIAQDFGDVVPDDVDVLQQLPGIGSYTARAVASFAYRRPVPVVDTNVRRVVARAVHGQADAGAPSAKRDHADVESLLPEADRAARFSAALMELGAIVCTARSPRCDGCPLRHSCSWRLAGSPPGTGPKRPVQRYAGTDRQVRGRLLDVLRDNAVAVTRADLDLAWPVDAVQRERALTSLLGDGLVEQLADGRFALPGQDRNDSTASR